A region of Thermobifida halotolerans DNA encodes the following proteins:
- a CDS encoding L-threonylcarbamoyladenylate synthase, protein MGDSVATGRPSVLAVSEEALERAARVLRGGGLVAFPTETVYGLGADAANPSAVARIFAAKGRPADHPLIVHVASAATARDWAASFPESARALADAFWPGPLTMVLPRSERVPDAVTGGRPTVGLRVPDQPVARALLERFGGGVAAPSANRFGRVSPTTAAHVAADLGERVDLVVDGGPCAVGVESTIVEIDGDRLAVLRTGAVTADDIAAVTGLPVAATPTGPARAPGMLAAHYAPRARVVLAEAPEAAETVARWVEKGHQVAVLAEVLPADLPGEALPLAAVGSARDYARVLYQRLRDVDAAGADVVVAVPPAPVGIGLAVRDRLLRASRSH, encoded by the coding sequence ATGGGCGACAGCGTCGCGACGGGACGGCCGTCCGTGCTCGCCGTGTCGGAGGAGGCGCTGGAGCGGGCCGCGCGCGTGCTGCGCGGCGGCGGACTCGTGGCCTTCCCCACCGAGACCGTCTACGGACTGGGCGCCGACGCCGCGAACCCGTCCGCGGTCGCGCGGATCTTCGCCGCCAAGGGACGGCCCGCGGACCACCCCCTGATCGTGCACGTGGCCTCCGCCGCGACCGCCCGCGACTGGGCCGCGTCCTTTCCGGAGTCCGCCCGCGCGCTGGCGGACGCCTTCTGGCCCGGGCCGCTGACCATGGTCCTGCCCCGCTCCGAGCGGGTGCCCGACGCGGTGACCGGAGGACGCCCCACGGTGGGCCTGCGGGTGCCCGACCAGCCCGTCGCGCGCGCACTGCTGGAGCGGTTCGGCGGCGGCGTCGCCGCGCCCTCGGCCAACCGCTTCGGTCGGGTGAGCCCCACCACGGCCGCGCACGTCGCCGCCGACCTGGGCGAGCGGGTCGATCTGGTGGTGGACGGCGGGCCGTGCGCCGTCGGGGTGGAGTCCACCATCGTCGAGATCGACGGCGACCGCCTCGCGGTGCTGCGCACCGGCGCCGTCACCGCCGACGACATCGCCGCCGTCACCGGCCTGCCCGTGGCGGCCACCCCCACCGGTCCGGCCCGCGCGCCGGGGATGCTCGCGGCGCACTACGCCCCCAGAGCGCGGGTGGTGCTGGCCGAGGCCCCCGAGGCCGCCGAGACGGTCGCGCGGTGGGTGGAGAAGGGCCACCAGGTGGCCGTGCTCGCCGAGGTCCTGCCCGCCGACCTGCCGGGCGAGGCGCTGCCGCTGGCCGCGGTGGGTAGCGCGCGCGACTACGCCCGGGTGCTGTACCAGCGGCTGCGCGACGTCGACGCGGCGGGCGCCGACGTGGTCGTCGCGGTTCCCCCGGCGCCGGTGGGGATCGGTCTGGCCGTGCGGGACCGCCTGCTGCGCGCCTCCCGGTCGCACTGA
- a CDS encoding DUF1918 domain-containing protein: MRAQVGDRLVVEGPRDDLPAREGVVIAIRGRDGAPPYRVRWLDDGRETLLYPGPDAHVKPAVSGRGEDVRTDLRPMHTAKRWNVDVVVSEENEDGSVRTLAEARPVSGEWANLRGHGEARKHPEDVDVPEIGDELAVSRALSDLAHKLRQVAADDIVDRTGTPWQPT, translated from the coding sequence ATGAGAGCTCAGGTTGGAGACCGACTGGTCGTCGAAGGCCCGCGCGACGACCTTCCGGCCCGCGAGGGAGTGGTGATCGCGATCCGGGGCAGGGACGGAGCGCCACCCTACCGGGTACGGTGGCTCGACGACGGACGCGAGACCCTGCTCTACCCGGGTCCCGACGCCCACGTCAAGCCCGCCGTCTCGGGCCGCGGCGAGGATGTCCGGACGGACCTGCGGCCGATGCACACCGCGAAGCGGTGGAACGTCGACGTCGTGGTGTCGGAGGAGAACGAGGACGGCTCGGTGCGCACCCTGGCCGAGGCCCGGCCGGTCTCGGGGGAGTGGGCGAACCTGCGCGGCCACGGCGAGGCGCGCAAGCACCCCGAGGACGTCGACGTCCCGGAGATCGGCGACGAACTGGCGGTGTCGCGCGCCCTGTCCGACCTGGCCCACAAACTGCGCCAGGTGGCGGCCGACGACATCGTCGACCGCACCGGGACACCGTGGCAGCCCACCTGA